DNA from Desulfurella amilsii:
CTTTTTATTTTTATTGGGTTGCAAAGCTTAAATAAGCTGTTTTTTAGCCACTCAAAGCTTTTTGCTGCTGCAATCTTAATGTGGTTTACTGCCCCGTTAATATCAGCATTGAATATTTTAGATATTACTGTGTCTAAAAACAGCCCTCTCTCAACACGCTTTCCATTGAAAGCATTAGTTGATTTGGGCTTATTCAGCTGTATGCTGATTATGTCATCTGATATACAGCTTGATTTAGAAGAATACGCTTCATCTATCCAGTAAACATTTATACCCACCTCCTGTGCTTTATATTCAATGTTTTTTAAAAGCTTTATAAAAGGTATTTGGATGAAACCCTGCTTTACTGATTTGCTTAATTTACATTCCCCATTGTTTTTAAGTTCTGCAAGGTTTTTAGATAAGCAAAGGTCTGTTACATTGTTGAGATGCAAAAACTCCACAATGCGTTTTGAAATTTTGTGGAATTGATCATAAAAGTATTTGTTTCTTTTGAAGTATAAGAACGATATGAATTTATTTATGTCTTTGCCTCTTTGAGTATACTTTAATGGATACTTTGTATTTGTTTTAGAAGTTCCCCACTCCAATACCTCTTGAGACTTTGATTCATTGAGTTTTGATAATATCCTGTTGAACTTTGCATTATAGTGTTTAAATGGTTTACCGTCTATTATAAGAGAAGGTGTTGTTTTATCATTTACAAAAACAGCCGCAAGGTTATCTACACCAATATCAATGCCTGACTCTTTAACTGTAAGTGGTATAAAATCAGTTTTCTTTTTAATATAAGAAATATTTAAATACAATAGACCGCTGTCGTAAATAATCTTTGCAGAGTAGAGCTTATTTAGGTCTGTCAATTTTTTAACTTGCGTAGAACTGCAGTTTATATAAAACATCTTGTTTGATAAATTTATACCTATAAGGTTTTTATTTTCTAATTTAGCAAAAGACAAAGATGTATATCTGTCTATGTCAACTGAGTAGTTAGTGAGTTTGGAAAGCTTTTTAGGTCTTGGTGGTTTAGGCATTCCTGTAAACAAACTTGGGTTTTCATGCCACATCTGCATATTGGTAAAGTATGTTTTGTAGTTTGATTTTACTCTGTCTATGATGTAGACAAAGTTGTGCTGTTTTATGCTTTTAGATACTGCTTTAAGGCTTTGCCATAGTTCGCTGTCTTTGTATTTTTCATTTAGGTAGTCTGAGTCTTTTGGATTTTTGGCTTTGTAGTCTAAAAGAGCATTTCTCAGCGTCTGTTTGTTGGTGAGATATTGGAAATCATTAATGTTATCTTGTCCTTGACTATAAAACTCATAGTTTTGCTTTATAAGAATAAGCAGGATGTTTTCAAAGTGTCGGTAGGAGTAAACCAAGGATAGAATCTTTTTGTTTAGTTTTATTGAGTTTATTCTTATAGAAAGGGTTCTTAACTCTTCGTTAGAGTTAATGTCATTCTTTTTGAGGGTAGTTCTCATTTAATAACCTTTCAGCCACTTTTTTATTTATATGGCTTTTTTTACCGTTTAGCTTACAAGAAAAAACATGAATTATATTTAAAATATCCTCCACTAACTCCTCTTCGTCAGTTTTATCTTCTGTTTGATTAACTATTTCAATATTTGTGCTGTGAAGTTTTGCAAATTCTTCTATAAGTTCAAAGCCAAATCTAACAAGTCTGTCTTTATATAGCACATAAATTTTATCTATTTGGTTTAATGATATTAACTTTATTAATTCCTTTAGCCCTGCTTTTGAGTAATTTATACCGCTGCCTATATCAGAGATTATTTTAAATGGTTTACCTTGTTTTGCTAAAAACAGCTCTAATAGATCAATCTGTCTTTTTAAGTCATCTTCTTGCTTTTTTGAACTTACTCTTGCATAACCTATATTAATACGTAATGTATCTGGTTTCTTCTGCAGTATACTCTGTAGTTGAGCATCACTGTATCTTCTTTCTCCATGTTGTGTTTTGAACTCTGGTTTCAATATTTCTTTTTTATCCCATGCTCTTAAAGTCGGTATTGATATACCTGTAAGCTTTGAAAACTGACCAATCTTATACATACTTATATTATACACCAAAATATGTATTTGTCAAGTGGTTTTTTATATAAAATATGATAAAATATTTAACAGTTAGATTGCCTCTTATGTGTGTTTTTTTAAAAATATCTAATAACACAAATTTAGTGAAAAACAAGTATAATTTATTTCTTTTAATAATTGACAAAATCTAAAAAAGAATTAAACTTATAATTCAAGGGCAATGTGGTTTTTTTATTTAAAACTTAACTTTTTAAAAAGGAGTTTGTTATGGGATTGCTTAAAAAAGTTTTAATAGCTTTCTTGCTGATTTTTATAGGTATAGGCACTTTAAATTATTCGTATGCGGATTCGCAGGGATTTACCACTTACACTATGACGATAACCGAAATAGAAGGATTATCGCACAGTTTTACCGCTCAAATCAACAAGTATGTCAATAGTCAAGTGGTAGCTACCTATGATGTTACGCAATCCGTAATGCCTATTTATTCAAATCCGATAGGCAGTCAATACGGAACGCAGTTTGCAAGCAATGCCGATTTAGCTAATACGGCAAACACTGTATTTCCGCAGAATGACTTCAATCAGCTTATAGCAAACGCAGGCAGTATGATACAACAGTATGGAGTAAACACTGTTACAGTTAACTGTGTTTATTCGGCTAATGTTTACGACCAAGTTACTGGTAAATATGTAAATAAGTGGGCTGTAAATTCAGCGCTTTGGTCTCCTAACATAGAAAACTTTTCAGGTTTTGACCCTGCTAATATACAATCCAAAGCAAGTGGCTGGATAGTTACTAATCCAAATCCTTATGTAGCAATGGTTACTTACTTTACGCATAATGTAGATATAGGAATACAGCAGTTGCCTAATTACTCGTCAACAATTGCACCTGTTTTAAATCAGTATTTAGGTAATTTACTGGTTCAGATTTACCAGCTTACACCGACAGGCTTAGGCAGTGTAGTAGCTACACCGTTAAATACTCAAGTATCAGCGCAAACTGCTTACAATGTAGGCTTTGAAGTTAATGAAGTTAATACGACAGCTACTTATGTTCCGCAGGTTTTAGTTACTAATTTGATAAACTATGTAAATAATCAATATTTAGCACCATACAGCCCTGTAAATGTAATTGTAAAATACATTGATAACTGGAGCGCAACAACAGACTCAAACGGCAATTTGCAGTTTAATATGGCTTATTCTTTAAGGCAGTTAAATGGAAGTTGTCAGGCAAATTACAGCTATGGAAGCGGTTGTTCGGGACAATGCGGTTGGTGGGGCTGTTCGGGTTTATGTTTTGGCGGAGGCGGTGCAAGTCCCTTAGGATATAGCGGTTGGGGTTCTTTATCAGGCGGGCCAAGTGATTTAATATGCTATAAACATTGTTATACGGATTATTTTTTAAGCTATGGTTATTTATCGGCTGGGGTTCATGATGTAAGCTCTCCATACACAAACTTTTTTAACTTATATTCAATGGGAAGCTTTTCGCAATATGTTCAGGCGGCTGGCGATGGACAGTGGACAAATGGTTTTTCATATAATCAAGGCTGGATTAGCGTTTATGGCGGAAGCTGGGTGCAAGCATTAATTCTTAATGCTACAAACTGCAATGCTACCTACTACAACAATATTAACTTTTATTTGCAGGGTGTAACCGCACAGGAAACAGATTGGCTTGTGCCAGAGCCTTTTCAGACAGTTCAATCAAGCGACGGTAATTATTACGCTATGCAGGAAATATCAGCGGAGTCAGTTAATCCTACTGCGTTGAATTCAGGTAATTTAAATTCAGGCAAACAGTATGCGGTAAATGTAAACTCTATTAATCCAAATAATACCAATTTTAATAATATCATTATAGACCCTTTCACTAATCAGCTTTGCGACTATACAATTTCAAGCGGGACAGATAGTTTGGGATATGGGGCTTGCAGTTTTAATACATCGCTGATTAGTTCAATAGTTCCTGTTACAAATAATTTGACTTACAACGGACAAGGCTGTGCACCGGGATTAACCTACTCAAATGGTTATTGTGTAATGCCTGCGATAACTGTGTGGGCTTATACAAAAGCAAGATATAACTATGTTCAATGTGTTACTTACGGTAGCACTCAATGTTATGGTGGTGATTGTTATTATGATTATTTTGGAATTTACTATTCCGGTTTAATTAGTTATCAAACATGTCCTACACCATTTAGTTACAGTAATGGCTATTGTTATGCACCTGCCACTACTACTGGTTGGCAGGGGTATGGTATTTCTTTATATACATATAATCCACCTTATAAGGTTTATAATGTTTCTACATCACCATTGCCACCAACTCAAACAACTCAAAGTTGGCAGTATGATCCTTCAATATGT
Protein-coding regions in this window:
- a CDS encoding IS607 family transposase, whose amino-acid sequence is MYKIGQFSKLTGISIPTLRAWDKKEILKPEFKTQHGERRYSDAQLQSILQKKPDTLRINIGYARVSSKKQEDDLKRQIDLLELFLAKQGKPFKIISDIGSGINYSKAGLKELIKLISLNQIDKIYVLYKDRLVRFGFELIEEFAKLHSTNIEIVNQTEDKTDEEELVEDILNIIHVFSCKLNGKKSHINKKVAERLLNENYPQKE
- a CDS encoding IS200/IS605 family accessory protein TnpB-related protein, with the protein product MRTTLKKNDINSNEELRTLSIRINSIKLNKKILSLVYSYRHFENILLILIKQNYEFYSQGQDNINDFQYLTNKQTLRNALLDYKAKNPKDSDYLNEKYKDSELWQSLKAVSKSIKQHNFVYIIDRVKSNYKTYFTNMQMWHENPSLFTGMPKPPRPKKLSKLTNYSVDIDRYTSLSFAKLENKNLIGINLSNKMFYINCSSTQVKKLTDLNKLYSAKIIYDSGLLYLNISYIKKKTDFIPLTVKESGIDIGVDNLAAVFVNDKTTPSLIIDGKPFKHYNAKFNRILSKLNESKSQEVLEWGTSKTNTKYPLKYTQRGKDINKFISFLYFKRNKYFYDQFHKISKRIVEFLHLNNVTDLCLSKNLAELKNNGECKLSKSVKQGFIQIPFIKLLKNIEYKAQEVGINVYWIDEAYSSKSSCISDDIISIQLNKPKSTNAFNGKRVERGLFLDTVISKIFNADINGAVNHIKIAAAKSFEWLKNSLFKLCNPIKIKSDYEFCKFLKNMQNSVSGKSVLWANQSTEASGST